In Nitrospirota bacterium, a genomic segment contains:
- a CDS encoding peptidase, protein MTYPDLVVTSVSGPTSAITLQSISVSNTVQNQGGAASGNFSIGIYLSTDPAITTGDILIGTRTASLAANGVSAISTTVTIPASIASGTYYIGAIADSAGVVQESNETNNSLAGNQITVTPGADLVVTSVSGPVSGGSGQTITINSVVKNQGIGMSQGFSGGYYLSTDANITT, encoded by the coding sequence ATGACATATCCTGATCTGGTGGTGACATCAGTATCAGGGCCGACAAGCGCCATTACCCTGCAGAGTATCAGTGTGTCCAATACGGTACAGAACCAGGGAGGGGCGGCGTCAGGGAACTTCAGTATTGGCATCTATCTTTCGACTGATCCCGCTATCACGACCGGAGATATCCTGATAGGCACTCGAACGGCCTCGCTTGCAGCAAATGGGGTAAGTGCAATAAGCACGACTGTTACGATACCGGCAAGTATAGCAAGCGGCACATATTACATTGGAGCGATAGCAGACTCTGCAGGAGTAGTGCAGGAGTCAAACGAGACGAACAATTCTCTTGCGGGCAACCAGATAACGGTCACACCGGGAGCGGACCTGGTGGTGACATCAGTATCCGGGCCAGTCAGTGGAGGTTCAGGCCAGACGATCACGATTAATAGTGTGGTAAAAAACCAGGGGATTGGAATGTCGCAGGGGTTCAGTGGCGGGTATTATTTGTCGACTGACGCAAACATAACGACCA